A section of the Mergibacter septicus genome encodes:
- the oxyR gene encoding DNA-binding transcriptional regulator OxyR, translated as MNIRDLEYLVVLADYKHFRRAADACHISQPTLSGQIRKLEDELGIVLLERTSRKVLFTQSGLLLVEQARNILREIQLFREMASNQGKEMTGPLHLGVIPTVGPYLLPHIVPLLHQEFPDLELYLYEAQTNQLLDQLEKGQLDCVVLAKVKESDPFISMPLYQEKMLLAVPHQHPWANKPWIEMSELKDCEMLMLDDGHCLREQTLDYCFTAGAKENSHFQATSLETLRNMVAANAGITLIPELAVPSQNCKLRNVANRKIDNSVDVILPQSCKNICYLPCIDPEPSRTIELVYRPGSPLRTRYQKVARMIERIITPQLSRFSKNKIEE; from the coding sequence ATGAATATCCGTGATTTGGAATATTTAGTTGTACTTGCTGATTATAAGCATTTTCGCCGAGCAGCAGATGCCTGCCATATTAGCCAGCCTACATTAAGTGGGCAAATTCGTAAACTAGAAGATGAATTGGGAATTGTTTTACTTGAGCGAACTAGTCGTAAAGTTTTATTTACGCAATCAGGATTGTTGTTAGTTGAACAAGCTCGTAATATTTTGCGTGAAATTCAACTTTTTCGTGAGATGGCGAGTAATCAAGGTAAAGAAATGACAGGTCCTTTACATCTAGGAGTTATTCCAACGGTAGGACCTTATTTATTACCACATATTGTTCCCTTATTGCATCAAGAATTTCCTGATCTTGAACTCTATTTATATGAAGCACAAACTAACCAATTATTAGATCAATTAGAGAAAGGACAATTGGATTGTGTTGTATTGGCAAAAGTAAAAGAGAGTGATCCTTTTATTAGTATGCCTTTATATCAAGAGAAGATGTTATTAGCGGTACCACACCAGCATCCTTGGGCAAATAAACCTTGGATTGAAATGTCAGAATTAAAAGATTGTGAAATGCTGATGTTAGATGATGGGCATTGTTTACGAGAGCAAACATTAGATTATTGTTTTACGGCTGGTGCAAAAGAGAATAGTCATTTCCAAGCGACGAGCTTAGAGACGCTACGGAATATGGTTGCAGCTAACGCTGGGATAACTTTAATTCCTGAATTAGCGGTACCTTCTCAAAATTGTAAGCTACGTAATGTTGCGAATAGGAAAATAGATAATTCTGTGGATGTTATTTTGCCACAAAGTTGTAAGAATATTTGTTATCTTCCTTGTATTGATCCTGAACCAAGTCGAACCATTGAGTTAGTGTATCGTCCGGGTTCACCATTAAGAACACGCTATCAGAAAGTAGCTCGAATGATTGAACGTATAATCACACCACAACTGAGTCGTTTTAGTAAAAATAAAATTGAGGAATAA
- a CDS encoding glutathione peroxidase yields MSQNLEGKKLPEVTFKIYQDGTWVSPTTSELFDNKTIVLFGLPGAFTPACSISHLPRYNQLADTFKRYGVDDVLVVSVNDTFVMNAWKKAEKADKVTFIPDGNGEFSQALGLLSPKTAIGLGDRSRRYSMLVKNGVVEKFFIEEDDHDVTVSGADAMLAYIAPNHQEQIATLFTKTDCPYCAKAKQLLTDHHIQYDEIVIGKNATADSLKAVSGRTTVPQVFINGKHIGGSDDLEKYLADNTC; encoded by the coding sequence ATGTCTCAAAATCTTGAAGGAAAAAAACTTCCTGAAGTAACCTTTAAAATCTATCAAGACGGTACTTGGGTTTCACCTACTACTTCTGAACTTTTCGATAACAAAACTATCGTTTTATTTGGATTACCGGGTGCTTTTACTCCAGCGTGTAGTATTTCTCACCTACCACGTTATAACCAATTAGCCGATACCTTTAAACGCTATGGTGTTGATGATGTTCTTGTTGTATCTGTCAACGATACCTTTGTAATGAATGCTTGGAAAAAAGCAGAAAAGGCTGATAAAGTTACCTTTATCCCTGATGGTAATGGAGAATTTAGTCAAGCTTTAGGTCTATTAAGTCCAAAAACAGCAATTGGATTAGGTGACCGTTCACGCCGTTATTCAATGTTGGTGAAAAATGGAGTAGTTGAGAAATTCTTTATTGAAGAAGATGATCACGATGTTACCGTTTCTGGTGCTGATGCTATGTTGGCATACATTGCACCAAATCATCAAGAACAAATTGCCACTCTTTTCACTAAAACAGATTGCCCATACTGTGCTAAAGCAAAACAACTCCTAACAGATCATCATATCCAATACGATGAAATTGTTATTGGAAAAAATGCAACAGCTGACAGTTTGAAAGCTGTTTCTGGTCGTACCACTGTACCTCAAGTATTCATTAATGGAAAACATATCGGTGGTAGTGATGATCTAGAAAAATATTTAGCTGATAACACTTGTTAA
- the rpsF gene encoding 30S ribosomal protein S6, translating to MRHYEIVFMVHPDQSEQVPSMIERYTGSVKEAGGQIHRLEDWGRRQLAYPINKLHKAHYVLMNVEAPQEVIDELETTFRYNDAILRNVIIRTKHAVTEASPMVKAKDDRKALAEVENNDFEDAEE from the coding sequence ATGCGTCACTACGAAATCGTGTTTATGGTCCACCCAGACCAAAGCGAACAAGTACCAAGCATGATTGAACGCTATACAGGTTCTGTAAAAGAAGCTGGTGGTCAAATTCATCGCTTAGAAGATTGGGGTCGTCGTCAATTAGCGTACCCAATTAATAAACTACATAAAGCACACTATGTGTTAATGAATGTAGAAGCACCGCAAGAAGTCATCGACGAGCTAGAAACAACTTTCCGTTACAATGACGCAATTCTTCGTAACGTAATCATTCGTACTAAGCACGCCGTAACAGAAGCGTCCCCAATGGTTAAAGCCAAAGATGATCGTAAGGCTTTAGCTGAAGTTGAAAACAACGATTTTGAGGATGCTGAAGAGTAA